In a genomic window of Rhinolophus ferrumequinum isolate MPI-CBG mRhiFer1 chromosome 2, mRhiFer1_v1.p, whole genome shotgun sequence:
- the LOC117035850 gene encoding heterogeneous nuclear ribonucleoprotein C-like isoform X2, with amino-acid sequence MASNVTNKTDPRSMNSRVFIGNLNTLVVKKSDVEAIFSKYGKIVGCSVHKGFAFVQYVNERNARAAVAGEDGRMIAGQVLDINLAAEPKVNRGKAGVKRSAAEMYGSSFDLDYDFQRDYYDRMYSYPARVPPPPPIARAVVPSKRQRVSGNTSRRGKSGFNSKSGQRGSSSKSGKLKGDDLQTIKKELTQIKQKVDSLLESLEKIEKEQSKQGAGVDQG; translated from the exons ATGGCCAGCAATGTTACCAACAAGACAGATCCTCGCTCCATGAACTCCCGTGTATTCATTGGAAATCTCAATACTCTTGTGGTCAAGAAATCTGATGTGGAGGCAATCTTCTCAAAATATGGCAAAATTGTGGGTTGCTCTGTTCATAAGGGCTTTGCCTTTGTTCAGTATGTTAATGAGAGAAATGCCCGGGCTGCTGTGGCAGGAGAGGATGGCAGAATGATTGCTGGCCAGGTTTTAGATATTAATCTGGCTGCAGAGCCAAAAGTGAACCGAGGAAAAGCAGGTGTGAAACGATCTGCAGCGGAGATGTACGG CTCCTCTTTTGACTTGGACTATGACTTTCAACGGGATTATTATGACAGGATGTACAGTTACCCAGCAcgtgttcctcctcctcctcctattgCTCGGGCTGTAGTGCCCTCCAAACGCCAGCGTGTCTCAGGAAACACCTCACGGAGGGGCAAAAGTGGCTTCAATTCTAAGAGTGGACAGCGAGGATCTTCTTCCAAGTCTGGAAAGTTGAAAGGAGATGACCTTCAGACCATTAAGAAGGAATTGACccagataaaacaaaaagtggATTCTCTACTGGAAAGCctggaaaaaattgaaaaggaacagAGCAAACAAGGAGCTGGAGTTGATCAAGGATGA
- the LOC117035850 gene encoding heterogeneous nuclear ribonucleoproteins C1/C2-like isoform X1, producing the protein MASNVTNKTDPRSMNSRVFIGNLNTLVVKKSDVEAIFSKYGKIVGCSVHKGFAFVQYVNERNARAAVAGEDGRMIAGQVLDINLAAEPKVNRGKAGVKRSAAEMYGSVPEHPSPSPLLSSSFDLDYDFQRDYYDRMYSYPARVPPPPPIARAVVPSKRQRVSGNTSRRGKSGFNSKSGQRGSSSKSGKLKGDDLQTIKKELTQIKQKVDSLLESLEKIEKEQSKQGAGVDQG; encoded by the coding sequence ATGGCCAGCAATGTTACCAACAAGACAGATCCTCGCTCCATGAACTCCCGTGTATTCATTGGAAATCTCAATACTCTTGTGGTCAAGAAATCTGATGTGGAGGCAATCTTCTCAAAATATGGCAAAATTGTGGGTTGCTCTGTTCATAAGGGCTTTGCCTTTGTTCAGTATGTTAATGAGAGAAATGCCCGGGCTGCTGTGGCAGGAGAGGATGGCAGAATGATTGCTGGCCAGGTTTTAGATATTAATCTGGCTGCAGAGCCAAAAGTGAACCGAGGAAAAGCAGGTGTGAAACGATCTGCAGCGGAGATGTACGGGTCAGTACCAGAACACCCTTCTCCGTCCCCTCTACTCAGCTCCTCTTTTGACTTGGACTATGACTTTCAACGGGATTATTATGACAGGATGTACAGTTACCCAGCAcgtgttcctcctcctcctcctattgCTCGGGCTGTAGTGCCCTCCAAACGCCAGCGTGTCTCAGGAAACACCTCACGGAGGGGCAAAAGTGGCTTCAATTCTAAGAGTGGACAGCGAGGATCTTCTTCCAAGTCTGGAAAGTTGAAAGGAGATGACCTTCAGACCATTAAGAAGGAATTGACccagataaaacaaaaagtggATTCTCTACTGGAAAGCctggaaaaaattgaaaaggaacagAGCAAACAAGGAGCTGGAGTTGATCAAGGATGA